A single window of Nocardioides baekrokdamisoli DNA harbors:
- a CDS encoding ArsC/Spx/MgsR family protein: MIEIWVNPACSKCRTAVSELDAAGSEYVIRRYLEDPPTAADIEDVLSRLGLEPWDITRTPDAKGLGVELPAKTPADRGTWVALLASEPKLIQRPIITASDGTTVVGRDPASVERVIKADKPRRKSFLRR; the protein is encoded by the coding sequence GTGATCGAGATCTGGGTCAACCCCGCCTGCTCCAAATGCCGTACAGCGGTGTCCGAGTTGGACGCGGCCGGCAGCGAGTATGTGATTCGGCGCTACTTGGAGGACCCGCCGACCGCCGCGGACATCGAGGACGTCCTCAGCCGATTGGGCCTCGAGCCCTGGGACATCACGCGTACGCCGGACGCCAAAGGCCTCGGTGTCGAACTCCCCGCGAAGACACCAGCAGACCGCGGCACGTGGGTGGCCCTGCTGGCCAGCGAGCCGAAGCTGATCCAGCGGCCGATCATCACCGCAAGTGACGGCACCACAGTGGTCGGACGCGACCCGGCGTCGGTCGAGCGCGTCATCAAGGCCGACAAGCCGCGCCGCAAGAGCTTCCTGCGCCGGTAG